The Desulfovibrio piger DNA segment CGCGGGTCCGGGTTATCTTCTGGATGTCAGCGTCCTGGGTGAAGGCGACGGTGATGTTGGAAGAGGAGATGGGGGAATAGCTGTCCCCCAGGGCGCCGCCGGAGAGGATGGCCACGGCCAGGAAGGCGGGGTCCGCCCCAAGGAAGACACCGGCCGGGAACATGACGGGCGTCAGCGCCAGGATGGTGCCGTTGGCGGTGCCGGTACCCAGTGAGAACAGCATGGCCGCCAGGAAGGTGATGACGGTGAACACACTGCCCTGGGCCCCTACGTTGAGCCCGAACCAGAGCAGCCCCTCGATGATGCCGCCGGCCTGCATGATCTGGCCGAAGACACTGGCAAAGATCCAGGAGGCACACAGCACGCCGACGCTCTTGTTGTTGAACCCGCGCAGGACGGTCGCGCAGTATTCCTTGGGCGTCTTGGAGAGGAAAAGGCCGATGCAGATGGCGGCAAAGCCGATGCTCCAGAAGTTCTTTGGCGTGGCCGGCCCGTGCAGGGACAACCATAAGAGGCCGCAGATGAGCAGGAGCAGGGGGATGGCTGCCCCCCACTTTCCCCCCCACATCTTGAGGGCAGCGTTGTATTCGCTCTCGGGGCGGTTCGGGACTGACATGAAGTACCTCCAGTAAATGTTTATGTGGAGCAGTCCTCCACATGTTATGAAGGCAATTCCGGATCTTGCGGGCCGTTGGCCGGGCCCTGGCGGCACGCTTTGCGATAGCTGTAGAGCGTATATTTGGAGATGCCCATGATGGAGGCGATATGTTCGACCATGCCCTTGAAGCGGAAGGCTCCGTGCTGGTCGAACTGGGCTATCAGGGCGATGCGTTCTTCCCTGTCCAGCTCTGTGGGAAGCTTGCCGAATTGCTGCAGTACCTTGCGGACGATGGCTTCCATGGTCTCTTCCGAGGTGGCGGCAAAGGTCTCCTGGGTACCGTCATTGCGGCTGTCTTCGGCGGGGGCCGTGCGTATCTGGTCTTCCAGGGCGGCGATGGCGGCCATCTGGCGGGAGATGTTCTGGTTGATGCACATGGCGAAGACAGGCACGCCCTTGTCGTCCTTGATGTAGACCAGTGATCCGCGCAGGGGTTCGCCATGGCGGCCCTGGGCGCGGTAGGGGCGCACGTCCGGTGCATCGGCGCCATAGCGGCTCAGGTGGTTGATGAGGAAATCGGTTGCCGGAGCTCCGGGGGCTCTTTTGGTCACTTCGCCGGCGATATGGGCCAGGGAGGATTCGAGACGGCTGAGGTCGTGGATGGCGATCTCGTAGTCACGCCCCCAAAAAGCGACCAGCCCGTCGGCGATCCTGCACAAATTTTCCAGAAGAGTTTTCTTGTCCATGTGGAACTCCATGAGGTGAATATACGGGGTGGCTCTCGATTTGTAAACTATTTTTTGTACGACAAAAAATTTTTTGTATAAAAATTTTCGGGTATGAAAAAGCCGCATTGCGGTTTCCCGCAATGCGGCTTGTTTTAATCAGGAGACTGATTGCCGCTAGCGCAACTGGGCCACATGCAGGCGCTCGACGGCGCGCTGCAGAGCGGCTTCCGCTCTGGCATGGTCCACATTATCGGCCTGGCTGGCCAGGCGCTTTTCGGCGCGCTCCTTGGCGGCCTGGGCGCGGGCGGTGTCGATGTCTTCGGCCAGTTCGGCCGATTCCGCCAGCACGGTCAGGACCTTGTTGTTCACATCGGCAAAGCCGCCGGAGATGAACACGTTGTGCTGCTTGCCGCCTTCAGTATAGCGCAGATTGCCAATCTTGAGGGCAGAGAGCAGGGAGACGTGATGCGGCAGCACGCCAAACTCACCCATGACGCCGGGGCACACGGCCATATCCACCTGAGCGCTGACAACGGTCTTGTCAGGTGTCACCACTTCCAGTTGCAGCATGCTCATGGGCGCTCCTTACTTAGCTTCCTGCTGGATGCGGGCTTCGTACTTGGCCACGGCCTGGTCGATGCTGCCCAGCATGTAGAAGTCGGATTCGGCAAGGTGGTCGTACTGGCCTTCCAGGATGCCCTTGAAGCCCTTGATGGTGTCTTCCAGCTTCACATACTGGCCGGGGGTACCGGTGAAGGTTTCGGCCACGTGGAAGGGCTGGGACAGGAAGCGCTGGATACGACGCGCACGGGCAACGGTGAGCTTGTCTTCGTCAGACAGTTCGTCCATACCCAGAATGGCGATGATATCCTGCAGTTCCTTGTACTTCTGCAGCACCATCTGCACCTGACGGGCCACGCTGTAGTGCTCTTCGCCCACGACGTTGGGGTCGAGGATGCGGGAGGTGGAGTCCAGCGGGTCCACGGCGGGGTAGATACCCAGTTCGGCGATCTGACGGGAAAGCACGAGCGTACCGTCCAGATGCGAGAACGTGGTAGCCGGGGCGGGGTCGGTCAAGTCGTCAGCGGGCACGTAAACGGCCTGCACGGAGGTGATCGAACCCTTGTTGGTGGAGGTGATGCGTTCCTGCAGGGCACCCAGGTCAGTACCCAGGGTGGGCTGGTAACCCACGGCCGAGGGCATGCGGCCCAGCAGAGCGGACACTTCCGAACCGGCCTGCGTGAAGCGGAAGATGTTGTCGATGAAGAGCAACACGTCCTGGTTTTCTTCGTCGCGGAAGTATTCGGCGCAGGCAAGGGCGGTCAGGGCCACGCGGGCACGGGCTCCCGGAGGCTCGTTCATCTGGCCGTAAACCAGCGTGGCGCGCTCCAGAACACCGGCTTCTTTCAGTTCGTTATACAGGTCATTGCCTTCACGGGTACGTTCACCCACGCCGGCGAACACCGAAGAGCCGCCGTGCTGCTTGGCAATGTTGTTGATCATTTCCATCAGGATAACGGTCTTGCCCACGCCGGCGCCGCCGAACAGACCCATCTTGCCGCCCTTGGGGAAGGGCACGAGCAGGTCCACGACCTTGATGCCGGTTTCAAGCAGTTCCACCTTGGTGTTCTGCTCGGTGAACTCGGGGGCGGGACGGTGGATGGGGTAGTACTTCTCAGCGTTGACCGGACCCATTTCGTCCACGGGACGGCCGATAACGTTGAGGATACGTCCCACAGCCGCCTTGCCCACGGGCACCATGATGGGGTTGCCCGTATCCACAACTTCCATGCCGCGCACCAGACCTTCGGTGGCGTCCATGGCGATGGTACGCACCACGTTGTCACCGAGGTGCTGGGCCACTTC contains these protein-coding regions:
- the atpD gene encoding F0F1 ATP synthase subunit beta; translated protein: MSKNIGKIVQVIGAVVDVEFSDGHLPDILTALEIKNPNNSDAPDLVCEVAQHLGDNVVRTIAMDATEGLVRGMEVVDTGNPIMVPVGKAAVGRILNVIGRPVDEMGPVNAEKYYPIHRPAPEFTEQNTKVELLETGIKVVDLLVPFPKGGKMGLFGGAGVGKTVILMEMINNIAKQHGGSSVFAGVGERTREGNDLYNELKEAGVLERATLVYGQMNEPPGARARVALTALACAEYFRDEENQDVLLFIDNIFRFTQAGSEVSALLGRMPSAVGYQPTLGTDLGALQERITSTNKGSITSVQAVYVPADDLTDPAPATTFSHLDGTLVLSRQIAELGIYPAVDPLDSTSRILDPNVVGEEHYSVARQVQMVLQKYKELQDIIAILGMDELSDEDKLTVARARRIQRFLSQPFHVAETFTGTPGQYVKLEDTIKGFKGILEGQYDHLAESDFYMLGSIDQAVAKYEARIQQEAK
- a CDS encoding helix-turn-helix transcriptional regulator — its product is MDKKTLLENLCRIADGLVAFWGRDYEIAIHDLSRLESSLAHIAGEVTKRAPGAPATDFLINHLSRYGADAPDVRPYRAQGRHGEPLRGSLVYIKDDKGVPVFAMCINQNISRQMAAIAALEDQIRTAPAEDSRNDGTQETFAATSEETMEAIVRKVLQQFGKLPTELDREERIALIAQFDQHGAFRFKGMVEHIASIMGISKYTLYSYRKACRQGPANGPQDPELPS
- a CDS encoding F0F1 ATP synthase subunit epsilon; amino-acid sequence: MSMLQLEVVTPDKTVVSAQVDMAVCPGVMGEFGVLPHHVSLLSALKIGNLRYTEGGKQHNVFISGGFADVNNKVLTVLAESAELAEDIDTARAQAAKERAEKRLASQADNVDHARAEAALQRAVERLHVAQLR